One genomic segment of Fusobacterium sp. DD2 includes these proteins:
- a CDS encoding thioredoxin family protein, translating to MKELKSYEELKAVLEKEKRVVIFITNDFCSVCHADLPRVDAVAKKKNIPAYHVNVTNMPMVAGQFSLFSVPAVLLFFKEKEYHRQVHFIDFKELEYRIEQLQSEVEE from the coding sequence ATGAAAGAATTAAAAAGTTATGAAGAGTTAAAAGCAGTTCTTGAAAAAGAAAAAAGAGTAGTTATTTTTATAACTAACGATTTTTGCAGTGTATGTCATGCAGATCTGCCCAGAGTAGATGCAGTGGCTAAAAAAAAGAATATTCCTGCCTATCATGTAAATGTTACTAATATGCCTATGGTAGCTGGACAGTTTAGCCTATTTAGTGTTCCAGCAGTACTTTTATTCTTTAAAGAGAAAGAGTATCATAGACAGGTACATTTTATAGATTTTAAAGAGTTGGAATATAGAATAGAACAGCTTCAATCTGAAGTGGAAGAATAG